From Polynucleobacter difficilis, a single genomic window includes:
- the lptB gene encoding LPS export ABC transporter ATP-binding protein produces MNTVSAVTPTLIASNLQKRYGSRTVVRDVSIEVKCGEVVGLLGPNGAGKTTSFYMIVGLVPLDGGNINLDGKEISHLPIHERARMGLSYLPQEASVFRKLNVAENIQAVLELQVQDGKALTKKEIRARLDELLGELQITHLRNNPALSLSGGERRRVEIARALASQPKFILLDEPFAGVDPIAVGEIQRIVRFLRDRQIGVLITDHNVRETLGICDHAYIISEGSVLAAGKPDEIIENDAVRRVYLGENFRM; encoded by the coding sequence ATGAACACTGTATCTGCTGTCACCCCAACCCTCATCGCGAGCAATCTGCAAAAGCGCTACGGATCTCGAACGGTTGTTCGAGACGTTTCGATTGAAGTGAAATGTGGCGAGGTAGTCGGACTGCTTGGCCCAAATGGTGCCGGTAAAACGACGTCGTTTTACATGATTGTCGGACTCGTTCCGCTCGATGGCGGTAACATCAATTTAGATGGAAAAGAGATTAGCCATTTACCCATTCATGAACGTGCGCGTATGGGCTTATCGTATCTCCCGCAAGAAGCGTCGGTATTTCGGAAACTCAATGTTGCTGAGAATATTCAAGCCGTTTTGGAGCTGCAAGTTCAAGATGGTAAAGCGCTAACGAAAAAAGAGATTCGGGCTCGCCTGGATGAGCTCCTTGGCGAATTGCAGATTACCCATCTGCGCAATAATCCGGCGCTATCGCTCTCCGGTGGTGAACGGCGGCGCGTTGAAATTGCCAGGGCGCTTGCCTCGCAACCTAAATTTATATTGCTCGATGAGCCATTTGCTGGTGTTGACCCCATAGCGGTTGGGGAAATTCAACGCATTGTTCGTTTTCTTCGTGACCGCCAAATTGGGGTTTTGATTACTGACCACAATGTGCGCGAAACATTGGGCATCTGTGACCATGCCTACATTATTAGTGAAGGTAGCGTCCTTGCTGCAGGCAAGCCAGATGAGATTATTGAGAATGATGCTGTCCGGCGCGTCTATCTGGGTGAAAATTTCCGTATGTAA
- a CDS encoding ribose-phosphate pyrophosphokinase, giving the protein MNSEFLTLFTGNANPVLANAVAKELNLPIGKAFVGRFSDGEIQVEIQENVRGKNVVVIQSTCAPTNDNVMELMIMIDALKRASASRITAVIPYFGYARQDRRPRSARVAISARIVANMLQSVAGIERVLTMDLHADQIQGFFDIPVDNIYASPVLLADLQKQKSKDLIIVSPDIGGVVRARAMAKQLGCDLAIIDKRRPKANVSEVMHLIGEVEGRHCVIMDDIIDTGGTLCKAAEALKERGAKGVTAYCTHAVLSGGAVARIAASQLDELVVTDTIPLTDEARQVNKIRQLSVAPILAETLSRITKGDSVMSMFAE; this is encoded by the coding sequence ATGAATTCTGAATTTTTGACTCTCTTTACTGGCAATGCAAACCCTGTTTTAGCAAACGCAGTAGCCAAAGAATTAAATCTTCCCATCGGCAAGGCTTTTGTCGGCCGGTTCTCGGATGGCGAGATTCAGGTCGAGATTCAAGAAAATGTGCGCGGCAAGAATGTCGTTGTTATTCAATCGACGTGCGCCCCCACCAACGATAATGTGATGGAGCTCATGATCATGATTGATGCTCTGAAACGAGCATCTGCAAGTCGCATAACGGCAGTGATCCCTTACTTCGGCTATGCACGCCAAGACCGTCGCCCCCGTTCCGCGCGAGTTGCTATCTCCGCCCGCATTGTCGCTAATATGCTGCAATCAGTTGCCGGCATTGAGCGCGTCTTAACCATGGACCTCCATGCAGACCAAATTCAAGGCTTTTTTGATATTCCAGTCGACAACATTTATGCCTCTCCTGTCTTGCTGGCCGACCTGCAAAAGCAAAAAAGCAAAGACCTCATCATTGTTTCTCCTGATATTGGCGGCGTTGTTCGTGCCCGCGCGATGGCGAAACAGTTGGGCTGCGATTTGGCGATTATTGATAAGCGTCGCCCCAAAGCCAATGTATCTGAAGTCATGCACCTGATTGGCGAAGTGGAAGGCCGTCACTGCGTCATCATGGATGACATCATTGATACCGGCGGAACGCTCTGTAAGGCGGCAGAAGCCCTCAAAGAGCGTGGCGCTAAGGGTGTCACGGCGTACTGTACTCACGCCGTCTTGTCCGGCGGCGCAGTTGCCCGTATTGCCGCTTCGCAACTGGATGAACTCGTAGTTACCGATACCATCCCCTTGACCGACGAAGCCCGGCAGGTCAATAAAATTCGCCAGCTCAGCGTTGCTCCAATCCTAGCTGAAACCCTCTCCCGTATTACCAAGGGCGATTCGGTCATGTCGATGTTTGCGGAATAA
- a CDS encoding PTS sugar transporter subunit IIA yields MNALLDLFTPDCIALHSPAKNRSETFALAGSLFSQRLNLNSDLIISFLNAREDLGSTALGAGVAIPHGRVKGLKDPVAALVRLDTPIEFAAPDGLPVSVLIFLLVPEKATQQHLEILSSIAQLLSDPDTRSKISAENDPKKVCQLLQEWSA; encoded by the coding sequence ATGAATGCCCTACTTGATCTTTTCACACCAGACTGCATTGCGCTTCATAGTCCTGCCAAAAACAGGTCTGAAACCTTTGCACTGGCAGGATCCCTATTTAGTCAGCGTTTAAATCTTAACTCCGACCTCATTATTTCGTTTTTAAATGCACGTGAGGATTTGGGTTCTACCGCTCTGGGTGCTGGGGTTGCAATACCGCATGGCAGAGTAAAGGGATTGAAAGACCCTGTGGCTGCCTTGGTTCGGCTTGATACCCCCATCGAATTTGCTGCCCCCGATGGCTTGCCTGTATCAGTCCTCATTTTTTTACTGGTGCCAGAAAAGGCAACACAACAGCATCTCGAAATCCTTTCTTCGATTGCGCAACTTCTCTCTGATCCAGATACACGCAGCAAAATTAGCGCCGAAAACGATCCGAAAAAAGTATGTCAGCTACTACAGGAATGGAGTGCCTGA
- the ispE gene encoding 4-(cytidine 5'-diphospho)-2-C-methyl-D-erythritol kinase codes for MTNTLTLLAPAKLNLFLHIVGRRNDGYHLLQSAFQLIDWCDSLTLTRTSSNRIARTNPIPGIAEGDDLVVRAATLLQRGCNVAMGVEITLNKELPVGAGLGGGSSDAASTLIGLNHLWNLGLSRPELMALGLKLGADVPFFIHGSNAFVEGIGEVIQAISLPEQGFIVIFPNRGIATKALFEHPELTRDHAPITIDRFLASPLPHQAFTNDCQAVAMQICPEVKDAIDWITKALPSAKPQMSGSGSSVFAALPSQLDGAGASALLQNLPREWIGRIVRGINKNPAYNSISSD; via the coding sequence ATGACTAATACGCTCACCCTTTTAGCGCCCGCCAAACTCAATTTATTTCTGCACATTGTTGGTCGCAGGAATGATGGCTACCACCTCCTGCAATCTGCTTTTCAGTTAATTGATTGGTGCGATAGCCTTACCCTTACGAGAACGAGCAGCAATCGCATTGCTCGCACTAACCCTATTCCTGGCATCGCGGAAGGCGATGACTTGGTAGTCCGTGCGGCAACCCTGCTGCAACGCGGGTGCAATGTGGCGATGGGCGTTGAAATCACCCTCAACAAAGAATTGCCCGTTGGAGCGGGTCTGGGCGGAGGATCATCCGATGCTGCCTCTACCTTAATTGGCCTAAATCACCTCTGGAACCTGGGTCTTTCACGCCCAGAGCTAATGGCGCTGGGCCTGAAATTAGGCGCGGATGTACCTTTCTTTATCCATGGCAGCAATGCCTTTGTGGAGGGAATTGGCGAGGTAATTCAGGCGATTAGCCTGCCCGAGCAAGGCTTTATCGTGATTTTCCCCAATCGCGGCATTGCCACCAAAGCGCTTTTTGAGCATCCTGAATTGACCCGTGATCATGCCCCGATTACAATAGATCGCTTTCTTGCATCGCCTCTACCGCATCAGGCATTTACCAATGACTGTCAGGCCGTAGCGATGCAGATTTGTCCTGAAGTGAAGGATGCAATAGATTGGATCACCAAGGCTCTGCCAAGCGCTAAGCCCCAAATGTCTGGTTCTGGCAGCAGTGTTTTTGCTGCACTTCCGAGCCAGCTTGACGGTGCAGGTGCCTCAGCCCTATTGCAAAATCTACCTAGGGAGTGGATAGGCCGGATTGTTCGGGGGATAAATAAAAATCCCGCTTACAATTCGATATCTTCAGATTGA
- the hprK gene encoding HPr(Ser) kinase/phosphatase: protein MLLEGLTALQIFDDNVAELKLSWIRGLEGSDRKFPTEAVRAAAASSDLVGHLNLIHPSRIQIFGEQEVDYHADLTAEQRHAQIANLISKTPPCVIVADGRTADPDLELFCQRSSTPLFTTPVSAAEVIDHLRTYLTKIGAPQVTMHGVFMDILGLGVLITGESGLGKSELGLELISRGHGLVADDAVDFARLGPDYIEGRCPVILRNLLEVRGLGLLDIRTIFGETAVRRKLKLRLIVQLVRRNDGEFERLPLDAQFVDVLGTQIRTVKIQVAAGRNLAVLVEAAVRNTILQLRGIDTLKEFIERQREQMITESEQPKSQGRLI, encoded by the coding sequence CTGCTGCTTGAGGGTCTCACCGCGCTTCAGATTTTTGATGACAATGTCGCCGAACTAAAGCTGTCTTGGATTCGCGGTCTAGAAGGTTCTGATCGTAAATTTCCAACCGAGGCAGTACGTGCAGCTGCGGCCTCTTCTGACCTAGTTGGCCACCTCAACTTAATCCACCCCAGCCGAATTCAGATCTTTGGCGAGCAAGAGGTGGATTACCACGCCGACCTGACCGCCGAACAGCGGCATGCTCAAATTGCCAATCTCATTTCTAAAACTCCGCCCTGCGTCATTGTGGCGGATGGCCGCACAGCCGATCCTGATTTAGAGTTGTTTTGCCAGCGCTCCTCAACTCCGTTATTTACTACCCCTGTATCTGCCGCTGAAGTCATCGATCACCTTCGCACCTACTTAACCAAAATAGGAGCCCCGCAAGTCACGATGCATGGGGTCTTTATGGATATTTTGGGGCTAGGGGTTCTCATTACCGGTGAGTCAGGTCTAGGTAAAAGTGAATTGGGTTTAGAGCTAATCTCCCGCGGTCATGGCCTGGTTGCAGATGATGCAGTGGATTTTGCACGCCTGGGTCCAGATTACATTGAAGGGCGTTGTCCAGTAATTCTGCGGAACTTACTCGAAGTACGTGGCCTAGGCTTACTCGACATCCGTACTATTTTTGGTGAAACCGCAGTCCGCCGTAAGTTGAAGCTACGCCTAATTGTTCAATTGGTCCGCCGCAACGATGGTGAATTTGAGCGCCTCCCGCTTGATGCCCAGTTTGTTGATGTACTCGGGACGCAAATTCGTACTGTAAAAATTCAAGTGGCCGCAGGTCGAAACCTTGCCGTACTGGTAGAGGCCGCGGTCCGCAATACCATTTTGCAATTGCGTGGCATTGATACCCTCAAAGAATTCATTGAGCGGCAACGCGAACAAATGATCACAGAATCAGAGCAGCCTAAAAGCCAAGGGCGCTTGATTTAG
- a CDS encoding lipoprotein insertase outer membrane protein LolB: protein MFHLMHLRLTKALLPARKRAMLLLASACLGWVSLAHGNQGATGEQVFEILASEIALQRGEPALAYQTYLSLARQTGDPQLAQRAMEIAIAANAPELALDAATVWDKLAPGTDTKPKEVLVTLLMLNQRWSDSVKPAIALLQKQNAENQDRTLKQFQPLLGRATDEAAAMRAYFEIINALKPLPTDSAILYTYAMAAEKAGRFDVMESTLRQILKKTPNDANTLNALGYSMADRKQNLPEAFALITKAHNLAPQDAFILDSLGWVNFRMGKLELARDQLIQATKMKPEAEISAHLGEVYWAIGNLNSAESAWRDAERMDANNATLRETLKRFKPNWVMPNQSTKIVWDGRFSIRMNGGADRPAEGGSGGFTLSQDALNDILEIRNPVGGSIAKITITPGEAVLERGGKISKAIDADTLIQSALGLPLPARGLSDWLRGQVRPGSPASLERSPSGIVSKISQDGWNLSYVWGESSSKLEKLNMTRNTKTGPIDIRLVFDQIDD, encoded by the coding sequence ATGTTCCATTTAATGCATTTGCGCCTCACTAAGGCCCTGTTGCCTGCTCGCAAGCGTGCGATGCTATTGCTGGCTAGCGCATGCCTCGGTTGGGTCTCATTGGCACATGGCAACCAAGGCGCTACTGGTGAACAGGTTTTTGAGATCTTGGCCTCTGAAATTGCCCTCCAGCGGGGTGAACCGGCGCTAGCCTACCAAACCTACCTTAGCCTCGCACGGCAGACCGGCGACCCACAGTTGGCACAGCGTGCCATGGAGATTGCCATTGCAGCCAATGCCCCAGAGCTTGCTCTCGATGCAGCCACTGTATGGGACAAACTCGCGCCCGGAACCGATACGAAGCCAAAAGAAGTGCTGGTTACCTTATTGATGCTGAATCAGCGCTGGTCCGATTCCGTAAAACCCGCCATTGCGCTATTACAAAAACAAAATGCCGAGAACCAAGATCGCACCTTGAAACAGTTTCAGCCACTGTTGGGTCGCGCAACGGATGAGGCCGCAGCAATGCGTGCCTATTTTGAAATTATTAATGCCCTAAAGCCGCTGCCCACGGACTCCGCCATTCTGTATACCTATGCGATGGCAGCAGAAAAAGCGGGTCGCTTTGATGTTATGGAATCGACCCTCAGACAAATCCTGAAAAAAACACCAAACGATGCCAATACCCTAAATGCCCTGGGCTACTCGATGGCCGATCGAAAGCAGAATCTGCCAGAAGCCTTTGCCCTCATTACTAAGGCACACAACCTGGCACCGCAAGATGCCTTTATTTTAGATAGCCTTGGCTGGGTTAATTTCCGCATGGGCAAACTGGAGCTGGCTCGCGACCAACTCATTCAGGCAACCAAGATGAAGCCCGAAGCAGAAATATCAGCGCACTTAGGTGAGGTGTATTGGGCGATTGGCAATCTGAACTCCGCTGAAAGCGCATGGCGTGATGCTGAACGCATGGACGCAAACAATGCAACCTTGCGTGAAACCTTAAAACGCTTTAAGCCCAACTGGGTGATGCCCAATCAGTCCACCAAGATTGTTTGGGATGGCCGTTTTTCCATTCGCATGAACGGCGGGGCTGACCGGCCCGCTGAAGGTGGCTCTGGCGGCTTCACCCTCAGCCAAGATGCACTGAACGATATCTTAGAAATTCGAAATCCAGTCGGCGGCTCGATTGCAAAAATTACCATTACCCCGGGTGAGGCCGTATTAGAGCGCGGCGGCAAGATAAGCAAAGCGATTGATGCAGACACCCTGATTCAGTCTGCCTTAGGACTTCCTTTACCTGCGCGCGGTTTATCCGACTGGTTACGCGGCCAAGTTAGGCCTGGTAGCCCAGCCAGCCTAGAGCGCAGTCCCAGCGGTATTGTTTCGAAAATCAGCCAAGACGGATGGAACTTATCCTACGTTTGGGGTGAGTCCAGCAGCAAGCTAGAAAAACTGAATATGACCCGCAATACGAAAACAGGACCCATCGATATCCGCCTTGTTTTTGATCAAATTGATGACTAA
- a CDS encoding LptA/OstA family protein, with amino-acid sequence MPFVFFWLSLVTGLALAEKADQDKPLIINADSVSINEVEQKYKLQGDILLIKGSIVVTGDKGDILVDPEGYQFIEVKGDAKTLATFRQRREGLANEFMQGLGRDVSYNGKQEVLILLGDANMKRLLNMQMRDHLRGGKIEYRDVTQEYRVSPPPNQPKSALPSSRAILAPRSKVLIQ; translated from the coding sequence ATGCCTTTTGTATTTTTTTGGCTCAGCTTAGTCACTGGTCTTGCGCTAGCCGAAAAGGCAGACCAAGATAAGCCATTAATCATCAATGCAGACTCCGTATCGATTAATGAGGTCGAGCAAAAATACAAACTGCAAGGGGACATTCTCTTGATTAAGGGCAGTATTGTGGTGACCGGCGATAAGGGCGACATTCTGGTTGATCCAGAGGGCTATCAATTCATTGAAGTGAAGGGCGATGCAAAAACGCTGGCGACATTTCGGCAGCGCCGCGAAGGGCTGGCGAATGAGTTTATGCAGGGGCTCGGCAGAGACGTTAGTTACAACGGCAAACAAGAAGTACTGATTTTGCTTGGCGATGCCAATATGAAGCGCTTACTGAATATGCAAATGCGCGATCATTTACGCGGCGGAAAAATAGAATACCGTGACGTTACCCAAGAATATCGCGTGAGTCCGCCGCCCAATCAGCCCAAAAGCGCGCTCCCGTCCTCAAGGGCCATTTTGGCTCCCCGTAGTAAAGTATTAATTCAATGA
- the mutY gene encoding A/G-specific adenine glycosylase: MQDADSADRSRPTFHLLLSGMPKALSPQPTHDAALIASFSKQLIQWHKKHGRHGMPWQSITDPYAVWVSEIMLQQTQVATVLDRYPKMMKRFPSVAHLARADIDEVLAEWSGLGYYSRARNLHACAKQVVTQYQGQFPPDSQALEGLSGIGRSTAGAIAAFAFQIRAPILDANVKRVLARLFGIGGALQEKKVTDSLWQLATELLPRSPKQMPVYTQALMDFGATWCTAKQPVCLTKKMQCPFESACQAKATDQVLAIPKKLPKKKSPQFTCTVGILAHGNAVLLQKRPAKAIWGGLWSLPESEWQAQTEGQGAHTIRAELLTSEQLLELILPNRFSKKPLVLFEQSVTMGACVKHIFSHRVLQIQAYEMVLNGKAKKELDRNIQSDEAQFIWAELGALEQYGLAQPVRLLLESWSRARGAAESDQSGNASLIA; encoded by the coding sequence ATGCAAGACGCCGATTCAGCAGATCGTTCAAGGCCAACGTTCCACCTACTTTTGTCCGGTATGCCAAAAGCGCTAAGTCCGCAGCCGACCCACGATGCTGCTCTGATTGCATCCTTTTCAAAGCAACTGATTCAGTGGCATAAAAAGCATGGACGCCATGGTATGCCATGGCAAAGCATTACGGACCCCTATGCTGTCTGGGTTTCTGAAATCATGCTGCAACAAACGCAGGTAGCCACCGTACTAGACCGCTACCCCAAAATGATGAAACGTTTTCCGTCGGTAGCGCATTTGGCTCGCGCCGATATCGATGAGGTATTGGCTGAATGGAGCGGCCTAGGTTATTACTCACGGGCGCGTAATTTGCATGCCTGCGCAAAACAAGTCGTAACGCAATACCAGGGGCAATTTCCACCCGATTCTCAGGCGCTAGAAGGCCTGAGTGGAATCGGTCGATCTACGGCAGGCGCCATTGCCGCATTTGCATTTCAGATCAGGGCGCCAATTTTGGATGCCAACGTGAAGCGTGTATTGGCGAGGCTATTTGGTATTGGCGGCGCGCTACAAGAAAAAAAGGTGACCGATTCACTTTGGCAATTGGCTACAGAACTTCTTCCGCGATCACCAAAGCAGATGCCGGTATACACCCAAGCACTGATGGATTTTGGTGCCACCTGGTGTACTGCAAAACAGCCGGTATGCCTCACGAAAAAAATGCAGTGCCCATTTGAGTCTGCGTGTCAGGCAAAAGCGACGGATCAAGTGCTTGCCATTCCAAAGAAACTACCCAAAAAGAAGTCACCGCAATTTACGTGTACGGTTGGTATTCTGGCGCATGGTAATGCGGTGCTACTGCAAAAGCGCCCTGCCAAAGCAATCTGGGGCGGCCTTTGGTCGCTACCAGAAAGTGAGTGGCAAGCGCAAACAGAAGGGCAGGGCGCGCATACTATTCGAGCAGAGCTATTAACGAGTGAGCAGTTACTGGAATTAATTTTGCCAAACCGATTTTCTAAAAAGCCATTAGTTTTATTTGAGCAATCGGTAACGATGGGCGCGTGTGTGAAACATATTTTTAGCCACCGCGTTTTGCAGATTCAGGCCTATGAGATGGTTCTCAATGGCAAAGCAAAAAAAGAGTTGGACAGAAATATTCAGTCAGATGAAGCTCAGTTTATTTGGGCCGAGCTAGGTGCGCTCGAGCAGTATGGACTCGCTCAGCCGGTCAGGCTGTTGTTGGAGTCCTGGAGTCGAGCTCGCGGTGCCGCTGAATCAGATCAATCCGGGAATGCAAGCCTGATTGCTTAG
- a CDS encoding 50S ribosomal protein L25/general stress protein Ctc, with translation MKIVAFERSVQGTGASRRLRNSGKTPGIIYGSKNKPEVIELDHNALFHALRKEAFHSSILDLEVGGKSQKVLLRDYQMHPFKPLVLHIDFQRVSATEKIHMRIPLHFTHAEESAAVKLGGAIISHIANDIEVTCLPADLPEFIEVNLSNIEVGHSIHAKDVALPKGVSLVLHVEQENPVLVNARVPTVKAEPVEAAVAAPAAAADAAKEKDAKA, from the coding sequence ATGAAAATCGTAGCTTTTGAAAGAAGCGTACAGGGAACGGGTGCGAGCCGCCGCCTGCGCAACTCCGGTAAAACTCCGGGCATTATTTACGGCAGCAAAAACAAGCCTGAGGTCATCGAACTTGACCACAACGCCCTGTTCCATGCTCTACGTAAAGAAGCATTCCACTCGTCTATTTTGGACCTTGAAGTAGGCGGTAAGTCACAAAAAGTATTACTACGTGACTATCAAATGCATCCATTTAAGCCTCTGGTCTTGCACATTGATTTTCAACGCGTTTCAGCGACTGAGAAAATCCACATGCGCATTCCATTGCACTTTACCCACGCAGAAGAATCGGCTGCAGTCAAACTTGGCGGCGCCATCATTAGCCACATTGCCAATGACATTGAAGTGACCTGCTTGCCAGCTGACTTGCCAGAGTTCATTGAAGTGAACCTGAGCAATATTGAAGTTGGTCATTCGATTCACGCCAAAGACGTTGCCTTGCCTAAAGGCGTTTCTTTGGTCTTGCACGTAGAGCAAGAGAATCCAGTACTGGTAAACGCACGCGTACCAACCGTTAAGGCCGAGCCTGTAGAGGCTGCAGTTGCAGCGCCCGCAGCAGCGGCGGATGCGGCAAAAGAAAAGGATGCCAAAGCGTAA
- the rapZ gene encoding RNase adapter RapZ — protein MQIHLITGISGSGKSVALRAFEDSGYDCVDNLPVPLLENLITTMENEGREFVAVAIDARRGQSIGELPALLETIRKKHGVRILFLNADTNTLVQRFSETRRRHPLSTAVSAQQNQSATIIEAIERERSLLDPLREQAHSIDTSNLPSHTLRAWIHELLKEKPNGLTLILESFGFKKGVPSEADLVFDVRCLPNPHYDNVLRPLTGHDEPVKAFLREQPAVKSMEEDIIHFIEKWLPSYIADGRSYLTVAIGCTGGQHRSVFLVDQLMAYFSKQSGLHSRIDLIQRHRELDSRTPTTA, from the coding sequence ATGCAAATTCATCTGATAACCGGTATCTCTGGTTCAGGTAAATCGGTTGCTCTCAGGGCGTTTGAAGACAGTGGTTACGATTGCGTCGATAACCTGCCTGTGCCGCTGTTAGAAAACCTCATCACTACGATGGAAAATGAAGGGCGCGAGTTTGTTGCAGTTGCAATCGATGCGCGTCGCGGCCAATCGATTGGAGAACTGCCGGCCCTCCTTGAAACAATTCGCAAAAAGCATGGAGTCCGCATTCTATTTCTGAATGCGGATACCAACACCTTGGTGCAGCGCTTCTCGGAAACCCGTCGTCGCCACCCCCTATCTACCGCTGTCAGTGCGCAACAGAATCAATCTGCCACCATCATTGAGGCCATCGAGCGTGAACGCAGTTTGCTTGACCCACTCCGTGAGCAAGCCCACAGCATCGATACCAGCAATCTGCCATCGCATACCCTGCGCGCATGGATCCATGAGCTTCTCAAAGAGAAGCCCAATGGACTCACACTTATTCTGGAGTCGTTTGGCTTCAAGAAGGGGGTTCCTAGCGAGGCTGATCTGGTGTTTGATGTTCGCTGCTTGCCTAACCCCCATTACGACAACGTGCTACGCCCATTAACTGGGCATGACGAGCCAGTGAAAGCCTTTTTGCGCGAACAACCAGCGGTCAAGAGCATGGAAGAAGACATTATTCACTTCATTGAGAAGTGGCTTCCCAGCTACATTGCGGATGGCAGAAGTTATTTGACCGTTGCGATTGGCTGTACCGGAGGTCAACACCGCTCGGTCTTTTTGGTCGATCAGCTCATGGCCTACTTTTCTAAGCAATCAGGCTTGCATTCCCGGATTGATCTGATTCAGCGGCACCGCGAGCTCGACTCCAGGACTCCAACAACAGCCTGA
- the mutM gene encoding bifunctional DNA-formamidopyrimidine glycosylase/DNA-(apurinic or apyrimidinic site) lyase yields MPELPEVEVTRLGIQPHLEGERITDVLIIDGRLRWPVPRNLRAILLGQTLHGIERRGKYLLLQMDQGHLLIHLGMTGVLRVLPVKEPLKPHDRVVVAFGKRSLRLHDPRKFGAVLWHPTKSGPLEEHPLLSKLGTEPFSADFANELGAAVLYRCSRGRSVAVKSFLLAGQAVVGVGNIYCSESLFEAGIHPAKQAGKLTKPQCARLASAVRMVLTKAIAAGGSTLRDFVDSEGKQGYFMMESKVYDRRGEPCRLCKTPIQQIVQGQRSTYFCPVCQKR; encoded by the coding sequence ATGCCAGAACTCCCAGAAGTTGAAGTGACTCGCCTTGGAATACAACCGCACCTGGAGGGGGAGCGGATTACGGACGTCTTGATTATTGATGGCAGGCTGCGCTGGCCTGTACCACGTAATCTGCGGGCAATCTTACTGGGCCAAACCCTGCACGGCATTGAACGCAGGGGAAAGTATTTATTGTTGCAAATGGATCAAGGGCATTTACTGATCCATTTGGGTATGACGGGAGTCCTGCGGGTATTGCCAGTCAAGGAGCCATTAAAGCCCCATGACCGAGTTGTGGTGGCATTCGGTAAGCGCAGCTTGCGCTTGCATGATCCACGTAAATTTGGGGCAGTTTTGTGGCATCCAACGAAGAGCGGCCCACTGGAAGAGCACCCCCTTCTAAGCAAGTTGGGTACAGAGCCCTTTTCCGCCGATTTTGCGAACGAGCTGGGCGCTGCCGTACTTTATCGCTGCTCGCGCGGCCGTAGTGTTGCAGTCAAATCATTTTTGCTTGCAGGGCAGGCCGTCGTTGGGGTTGGCAACATTTACTGTTCAGAGAGTTTGTTTGAGGCCGGTATTCATCCTGCAAAGCAGGCGGGAAAATTAACGAAGCCGCAGTGTGCGCGTTTAGCCAGCGCAGTACGCATGGTACTAACCAAAGCTATTGCTGCAGGTGGCAGTACCTTGCGTGACTTTGTTGATAGCGAGGGTAAGCAGGGCTACTTCATGATGGAAAGCAAAGTCTATGACCGACGCGGCGAGCCCTGCCGATTATGCAAGACGCCGATTCAGCAGATCGTTCAAGGCCAACGTTCCACCTACTTTTGTCCGGTATGCCAAAAGCGCTAA
- the hpf gene encoding ribosome hibernation-promoting factor, HPF/YfiA family yields MNLKINSRHLEVTPAMRAHVELGMSKVRKHFDHVIDATIFLMIDNAKEKDLRQTAELTIHLKGKDLYAEAHNADLYHAIDAAVHKLERQVVKHKEKVQDHHHEKHPE; encoded by the coding sequence ATGAACTTAAAAATCAACAGCCGTCACCTTGAAGTGACCCCCGCAATGCGTGCCCATGTAGAGCTGGGAATGAGTAAGGTCCGAAAGCACTTTGATCATGTGATTGACGCGACTATTTTCTTGATGATCGACAATGCCAAGGAAAAGGACTTAAGGCAAACTGCAGAATTAACGATTCACCTCAAAGGCAAGGATTTGTACGCTGAAGCACATAATGCCGATCTCTACCATGCCATTGATGCTGCAGTTCACAAGCTGGAACGGCAGGTGGTCAAGCATAAGGAAAAGGTGCAAGACCACCACCACGAAAAACACCCAGAATAA